CGCCGAAGAAAGACATCATCCCGGCGATGATAACCAGCAAATAAGGCTGTACACGTTTGAAGACAAGAAATTCCCCATTGTGTTCAGCGGGTGACATGCGATAGAGCATCATGCCCAGTATGAAAAACAGTCCGATCCCGATGAAGCGAAAGCTGAGGTACGGTCCCCCTTGTCCGCCGTCAAAAACATAGATAAATGGGGTGATAAACTCCACCCACCTCGGCAGTGGTATGACCATACCAAAATGAACATCGATCAAGTCCTGGACGAGATAAAAGACACCTAAAGGAAAAAATGCGATCAGACCGGTCAGACCAAGCTGAGAAAGCATATCTCCGGTGATCGTCCCAATCATTAAAGCAAATGTGTAGAGCAGGATAAAGCCAAGAAGCGGCTCGAGCAGAATCTCACTCAATGTCACCTGTTCAAAACTCATCTGGTGCGGGGACTGATAGATAATGGCATAGGCAACCCAGAAGTTCACAAGATGAAAGAGCGTTATGGCCAGTGTACCGTATAACCATTTGTGAAAAAAAGACGACGAACGGCTGTATGGCAAGGACAAGGTGAAATCCTGTCTCCTCGTATTTCGCTCCAGTCCAATGAGCATCGCAGCCAGTCCGATCAGGGCAATGACAAGAAAGACGGTGACTGCGCCTTCTGAGAATACTTGAATCAGATCAAAGCGTTGGACTTCATATACATAGTTGTCGATGGTATCTGCCATATCCGCCCGTTCATTCCAATGTTCGATCGACAGAGTTGCCTGAAAGGGCATATGAATGACAAAAAGCGCAAGGATAATCCAGAGTAAAAGCTTGGTATGTTTATAATTCTGATAAAACAGCGCCTTATAAAACATCATCTGTTCCCCCCAGCCGTGCGAGAAATACGTCTTCAAGCGTCAACTTCAATTCTTCGAACAACACCGGGTCATGGTCCTGAATCTCATTATAAATGGCTGAGTCCGCTGCGGAAATAAGCACAGCATATACACTGCCGCTCTGACTGACCGGCGTTACCCGTTTTAACAGGTCTGGCGGGAAAGATCCTGATTGGAAGGCCAATTGGAGTTTCCGGTAGCGTGTTTTTAATTCACCGATCGCAAAATGTTCTTCCACTTCGCCGTTTCGGAGAATCAAGACATCATCTACCATAAAATCCAATTCCTCAAGGCGGTGGCTGGCAATCATGACAGCCACTTGATTGGCCCTTGCCTGTTCAACGAGAAAATCGAGCACCTTTCGTTTCACGATCGCATCAAGACCATCTGTAGGCTCATCCAGCAGAAGATAATCCACCCGGCTCGAAAATGCCAAAATCAGCACAAACAGAGCTTTCATTCCTTTTGATAATTGGCTGATCCGGTTCACATCCGGAAGGGAAAAATGGGCACGCATGTGATTGAAATAGTCCATGTCAAACCCGGGATAGACCATCTTGTACAACGTAATTAATTCGTTCGTACTGTATGTTTTCAGGGAGTCGAGATTGTCAGGAATGAAGATCATTGTCTGTTTTTTTGCAGGATGCTTGAGGATGCTGTGATTGCCGATGAAGACATCTCCCGAACTCGGAAGGAGAATGCCGGCCATCGTTCTGAGCAGTGTGGTTTTCCCCGCACCGTTGCGGCCGATAATGCCGGTGATCGTTCCAGGGGATACTTCAAACGAAATGTTGTTCAGGATCTGTTGTTGTCTAATGGTTTTCGATAGGTTTTTGACTTTCATCTCATTTGCCTCCGAACAAGTAAAGATCAATATGTATCCAGATAACTAGTATACCCCGAAACCAGGATCAAAAAAACCGGACTCATCAATCGAGTCCGGTTTTGATTACTCACCTTCCGATGACTTGACCCACTCCGGTGTTTTTGCTTTAGCCGCCCAGATAAATACAACGGCCACACTCACTGCCAGGAGGAGCGGGGAAGCCAGCATAATCATAAATGTATGCATATCCATGGGAAAAACTCCTTTCGTCATTTTTTACCTTGAACATACTCAGGGTCAAACAGGAACATTCTCATTAATAAATACAATGACGGAATTAACAAGAACAATCCTGCAACAAAGGCAATTATCAGTGCCAGTGCCATCGATTCATTGGTGAACCCGTCATAAATGGTCAAATGCGGATAGAGTAAATAAGGCAGGTGCGCTGAACCGTACGCAAAGAAAGCCGTAAAATATTGTATGGTAACCAGAAGGAATGCAGTCCCGTAGGAGCGCTTTTGCCAAACAAGGTATACCGCACCAGCGAAAGCGACAGCAGAAACTGCGAATGCCCACCATAAATCCAGCATGTTATTAAACTGGGTGGCATTCCGCTGGCTGAGCAGCATAAACACGATGATACCCATCAAAATCGTCGGGCCCGCCCAGCTAAGTGCGTATTTCCGGACTGTGGCAAGTGCCTCATGATCCTGTGCTTTACCGGCGTAATAAACGAGGAACATCGCCGAGATAAACAGGACACTCGCGATGGCCAGAAGGACAACGCTCCAGGAATAGATGCTCGTAAATAGTTCACCGTAAAGGAGTGAGACATTGCCGTCTGAGACCTGGATATACCCACCGAGTGATACGGTGAGCACAACCGTTAATGAGGCAGGAATCAACAGTCCCGTTGCCCCGTATAGAAAGGAGAACAATTTGCTCTCTTCAGCGCCGTAGGTATTGAACGCGTAATAAGAACCGCGTATAGCCAGCAGAATGACAGCGATGCTGCCTGGAATCAAGAGCGCAGTGCCGTAATAGTAGGCTGAATCCGGGAAGAAACCGATAATCCCGATCAAGAAGAAGATCAAAAAGACGTTGGTGACTTCCCATACCGGGGAGAGATACCGTTGAATGACTTTGTTCAGGACAAAGTCATTCTTTCTGTATTTGGCGTCAAAACTGAAGAAACCGGCACCGAAATCTACAGAAGCAACGATCAGATAGCCGAAGAGAAAAGTCCAGAGAACGATGATTCCTAACAGTTCATACGTCATGATTCCTCACCCCCATTTAGAGTAGATTCGGGAATATTCCGCTTTTCCATTTCTTTCTCAACAGGATTTTCCTTGAACATCTTTCTTAATACAATGACCGAAGTGACTCCGAGCAAGGTGTACAGTGCAATGAAGAGCCAGAGCATCGTGTCCACATGATTCGATGTGGTGGCCCCTTCACTGACGGTCATGACACCGTTGATGATCCACGGTTGCCGGCCTACTTCAGCGAAGATCCAGCCTGCCTGAATCGCCAGCATGGATAGAGGTCCGCCTGCGACGATTAATTTCAAGATCAGCGGATGCATCGGATTGATCCGCCTTAACGGGTTAAGTCGGTGCTTGAAGCCGGCGGCCACGAACAAGATTGAAACCGCGGCCAGATACATCCCGATAAAGACCATGCTGTCGAAGAAATAATGCACCCATAGTGGTGGCAGGTAATCCGGATCGAAATCGTTCAGCCCGGTAACGACAGTGTCTGGTGTACCACCGGCCAGAATACTCAGTGCATATGGAATCTCCAGGGCAAAGCGGACTTCATTGTCTCCTGTCAGAATGCCGCCGAGAATCAGCGGCGCTTCTGATTCGGTCTCGAAATGCCATTCGGCAGCTGCCAATTTCTCGGGCTGATATTCGTGAAGGTATTTTCCGGAGAAATCCCCAATCACAGCGGTGGCAATCGCGAATACGGCTGCAGCGGTTATGTTCAGATGCAATGCTTTTTTGTAATATTCGGAGCCCTTGTTCTTCAGAAGCTTCAACGCAGCAACCATCCCGAGAATAAACGCAGCGGTCAAATAAGCCGTAATGATGACATGAGATATTTTCGTCGGTGTGGCCGGGTTAAACATAGCACTGAGCGGGCTGACATCTGTCAATACACCATCGACGATCTGAAAACCGGTCGGATAGTTCATAAAAGCGTTGACGGATGTAATAAAGAAGGCACTGGCCGTTGCCCCGATGACAATCGGAATAACCAAAAGGAAATGTTTCATTTTGCTTTTAAACCGATCCCAGGTATAGAGGTAAATGCCAAGGAAGATGGCTTCAAAGAAAAACGCGAAGGTTTCCATAAACATCGGCAGGCCGATGGTGTGACCGGCGGCTTGCATGAAATTCGGCCACAACAAGGCCAGTTGAACAGCAATCGCTGTCCCGGTAACAACACCGACTGCCACCGAAATAACAAACCCTCTTGCCCAGCGGCGGGCCATTAACGTGTAATGAGGATCCTTGCGCTTAATCCCCATCCATTCAGCGATGGCAATCATGAGAGGTACCCCTACACCAAGGGTAGCAAAAATAACATGGAAACCAAGCGTTGCGTAGGTTAAGATACGACTGTAGAGTACCGGATCGTATTCAATCATCATGTATTCAGTCCTTTCTCGAATGAAGTTGGTTGTACGAATGTTTTTAAACGTAGATAATGTCGGATCATAAAATTGCTTTGCACTATGTACATGTTATAAAATAAAGTCGTAAAGGTTCATAGGGGATTACCCTCATATTACGTGAAAGTATGAGCGAAATATGAACAAAATGAAAAGAGGATGTGAAATCATGCGCATTCATTTAGGAATCCGCCATCCCCTGGTCCGCTACGGGATCACGCAGGTATTGAAAGATGTCTTTGATCTTCATTATCTCGTCGTATCGGAGAGTGAATCGGAATGGCGGTCGGCAATGAAAAAATACGCTTTCGATCTGATTATTCTGCACGAAGATTTATATGAAATGTCCATTCCGGAAGTATTCTTCACGAGCAATGGATTGATCAACGAACAATACCTTAAAATACTGATCCACACATCGGCTGAAGGGAGGCACCAGACCTTATTTCGGGAGTATCAGGTCGAAGGTGTGTTTCATGAAGAAGTGGATATTGATCAATTGATGCAATTCTTTGACAAAGTTCGGCAGGGAGAACGGATAAACCTGTCACAAAGTGGACAAGGTTTTCTTGAAGATGATGAACATCCCCTTACTGAACGGGAAGAAGAAATCTTTCAATTGAAAGTGAAAGGGTTTTCGGTCAATGAGACAGCGAGAAAACTGATGATCGCGCCGAAAACCGTAGAAAATCACCGCCGGAACGTGAAGAAGAAGCTGGGTGTCAAAAAGGGACAGGACTGGTATGATTGGGCAAAGCGGCTGCATTATATCCGCTGATCAATCGTACCCTTCGCCTGCACCAACACGATGATGAATAAAATCGCTGTTTTGCAGATGATCGGTGATGAAACGTGCGAGTGATGCGGTGCCAATACGCTTGACACCTTCAGGAAGACGGTTCAATTCGAAGACGACCGGTCGTTCCTGATCGTCGTCAGGTAAATAGGTCGGGCAGATGATTGTCCAGTCAGTCTGAGACTGTCGCAGCTTCTCATACAAGGCAAGATGATCTTCGGCTGCAGCTGTGGATGATCGTTTAGACTCAGTTGATTGAAACCGGTATTTGCCTGGCTCATGCCTGGCGTCAAGTATACCGGCTGTACCAATTCCGATAAAGCGAATCGCCGGAAACTCTTCCATACGTGCAATCAGGGCGTTCGCCATACGCGATAATGTATTCTGTTTGTCCGTAGCCAGGCAGGAAATCACAAGGTCAGTGTCTTCATGGATGACGAGTCGGAGATCATCTATGTTCAGGACATTTCCTGAAACGATCACCTGAGGGTTCAGTTCCAGGTTGGCCACTTTATCCGGATCTCTGACAAGCAATGTGAGCTGATGATCCTTTTCGAGGGATTTTACCAGCTTCGAACCGGTTCTGCCGGTTGCTCCTAATACGGTAATATTCATCCTATACACCACTTTCAAAGAAAAATTGTTAATCTGTTCTAAGGAGTTTTTTGCGATGTTCGAATATGTCGATGCCTTCAGCCAGCTGATTCGTGAACCTTTTATGAATCTGGCAACGTCTGTGGAACAGTTCCCATTAGTATTCGCCCTCATCCTGGGGATCGTGGGAGCGATGGCGCCATGCCAATTTTCAGGGAATTTAAGTGCGATTACTTTATATGGCTCAAAATCGCTTCAAGAAGAGGTTTCCTGGAAACAGGCAGTATACTTTATGGCTGGTAAAATTGCCGCGTTTTCTTTACTGGGGCTGATAGTTGTTCTTCTCGGGCAGGAATTTCAGCGGCAGCTGCCACTCTTCTTTGAGCCGATGCGAAAAGTGATGGGGCCTTTGCTGATTGTAATCGGGATATACCTCCTCGGAATGTTTCGCATGGGTTGGATGGTCGATTTGTCAAAGGTGTTCGGGAAATGGCTGCCTGACGGGAAAAAATCCGGCCCTTTTATGCTCGGTTTTCTGTTCTCGCTGGCCTTTTGTCCGACGATGTTTTTGATATTCTTCGGACTGTTGATGCCCCTCTCTTTAACGGCATCAACAGGTATTGTGCTTCCTCCTGTTTTTGCCGTCGGGACTTCGATTCCTTTTGTCTTTGTGCTCTTCATCATTCAATTCCTCGATATCGGAAAGTTAAACATGCGTAAAGGAAAAAAAGCAGGTATGCTTGTGCAGCGCACAGCAGGGACACTGCTCGTCATGTTAGGCATATTTGATATGCTGACATTCTGGTAAACAGACAAATCCCCCTGCACCAAGGGGGAGGTGCAGAGGGATCCCATTTTCAGATATGGTCAAATCAGTTTCTGACGCGTTCTTCAGTATCTACATCGAAAAAGTGACACTTGTTCATGTCGAATGCCAATTCGATTTTATCACCACTGTTGATGTCCGTTCGGGAATCAACACGGGCGATGAAATCCTGGTCAGTCACTTTGGAGTACAAGTATGACTCAGAACCCATCAATTCCGCTACATCAATTATCGCATTAAAGCGGGAATCCTGGTTGGCTTCAAGGAAGACCGGCTCATCGTGGATGTCTTCCGGACGGATGCCAAGAATGATATCTTTGCCATTGTATTTTTCCAATGCTTTCAGCTTGCCGTCCGGAACGACGATCTTCATGTCACCCATTTCGAATTTACCGTCCTGGAGCTTGCCTTGCAGGAAGTTCATCGCAGGTGAACCGATAAATCCGCCGACGAAAACGTTGTTTGGATAGTCGTAAATTTCTTTTGGTTCACCAAGCTGCTGGATATACCCGTCTTTCATAACAACGATTCGGGTCGCCATGGTCATGGCTTCCGTCTGGTCGTGTGTTACGTAGATGGTGGTTGTCTGCAGACGCTTGTGCAATTTGATGATTTCAGCACGCATCTGAACACGTAATTTAGCGTCCAGGTTGGACAGCGGCTCATCCATCAGGAACACTTTCGGGTTCCGGACGATGGCACGGCCGAGTGCAACACGCTGACGCTGTCCACCGGACATTGCTTTCGGTTTACGGTCGAGCATTTCTGTGAGCCCGAGAATCTGCGCGGCGTTCCGAACACGCTCATCGATTTCTTTTTTATCAAACTTACGAAGCTTCAGTCCGAATGCCATATTCTCATACACATTCATGTGCGGATAAAGGGCATAGTTCTGGAATACCATTGCGATGTCGCGGTCTTTTGGTGCCACATCGTTCACTTTATTTTCACCGATGTACAAAGAACCTTTGGATATGTCTTCGAGGCCGGCAACCATTCTCAGTGTTGTAGACTTACCACAACCGGATGGTCCGACAAACACAATGAATTCTTTGTCATCAATGTCGAGATTGAAGTCGGTTACGGCCTGAATGTCACCGTCGAAAATTTTATACAAGCCGTCAAATTTGATATCTGCCATTGTTAAAAAACCTCCTGTGTAAACGCTATTTTTGAACTGACTTCAGTGTATCTTGTTAAGGATTACAATCCTACTGTAAGGATGCACAAAAAAAGAAAAAGGGTTTTGTGCATGTTCACACTTAGTCCCATGGTTCTTTATGTGAAATCCCTTCGAGTGCGAGCATCAGGTAGCAGGCAGCAGCATTTGGAAAATGTTTAATATCAAGGGCAGTCTTCTCAATAAATTTGTCGAGTCGGTACTGCATCGTGTTACGGTGCAGATACATTTCTTTTGCCGCGGACGATGTATTGAGATTATGCCGGAGATAGATTGTGATAGTCTCTTTTAACTCACTGTCGCCTCTAATCGCGGCCAGCGGTTCGAGCAATGTGTGTTTCATGTCGCGGGGCAACTGAAGCAAAATGAAATAAATCATCGCTTCTTGTTCGTGGAACGATTTTTTCTTGGCAAACAGCGGTTTAATGCCGTCATATATCCGGATTTCACGAGTGAACACCTGGGACACATCATCCGGTGACGGAATCAGACTGCCGGCATAAATGCCGATGTTAATAAAGAAATCGGTCGCCAGTGTATCAATGATCGAATCAAAGGGAACCGTATCTTCAAACCATTCATTGATTTCCTGCACGATCACCAGATCCTGCGGGGTTCGCCACAATTGTACGACCGTACCCGGAAAGAAACTCTCGATCACTTCATTGAGATCCGGATCGTTCTCAGGATGTGCGCTGAAATGGACATACACAAACCTGCACGGGCGCTTCACATGTTCAGAAGCCTTGGCTTTTCCATCGTCGTTTCCTTCGATTAGCCAGCGATGAAAAGAACGGGCAGGTTCATTATAAGGCGATGAACTGGGTTCTTTTGTATCAAATAATTTTTTCAGCATACCCGTTTCATCCGGTGACAGTTCCCGCTTATCAAGAATCAGTTGCTCCCCTGAATCCAGGGAGACAAGCAGCTGATACCCGGCAGGTGTTGATGCATCAGCGACAGCATGGGGGAAATGGGTTTTCAAACGGTTGATCATGGTCAGAATTCCTTTCTGGCTCTTCAGGGAAATTGAATGTCTCTGAAGAAGTGGGGGATAAGAAAAACGTATGGCTTTTGCCACTGGTTTGTTGTTCATCCGTTTTTAATGCGGATTGTGGTCCTCATACACATGATAGAGCATCAGATCATGGACGATGGCCTGAATTTCCTCCAGTTGACTTTCAGGGGGCTGTATCCATGTAATCTCGCCATTCTTATGATAATGGCCCGTACAACGTTTTTGCTGGTGGAAGAAGCTGATCAACCATTTCCCGTTCGGAATGGAGCGGTCGATTTCTTTTTGTTGAAAATGTGTGATCATACAGACAACATCCTTTCTATGTATCGATCATATCGTATCATGACTGGACCACGCTGAAAAGAAGCGGGTTTTCATCCGATGAAATTCAGGTAAAGTAATAAATGGACAGGTTTTGAAGGAGGATGAACATCGTGGACACAGCAGGATTACTCATTATGATGATTCTGATCGGGGCGGTACTCGGCGGGGGGACGAATGTGCTGGCGATCAGGATGATTTTCAGACCTTTGCAGGCGATTTATATCGGTCCTCTGCGTATACCGTTTACACCGGGACTGGTGCCAAAACGCCGTGGAGAAATTGCTGATCGGCTCGGGCGGATGGTTGAGGATTATCTGCTGACACCTGAAGGAGTTCAGTCGAAGCTGACCGGATCCGCTTTCTCCGATGAAATTGAAAAAAGAATGCAGCGTGGCATCGAAGAACTGTTGAATGATGAACGGACGATTGATGAATGGCTGGAAGAGACGTTTGAGAAAAAAGGCAATACTGCCGTCATCCGTCAGAATCTGGAGACAGGCATCAACGATAAAATTGGTGAACTGTTAAAGCAATATAAATATGTGCCTATTAAAGAAACCCTCCCTGCAGACTGGGTTGTGAAAGCAGAAGAGAAGATGCCGGTTGTCACATCAGAAATCCTGAAAAGTTTCGAAGTTTATCTGGTGAGTGATGAAGGACAGGCACAAATCCGGCGAATGGTGACGCGCTTTTTTGAATCCCGGGGCGGCGTCGGTTCCATGCTGGGAAAAGTTATCAACCGTTTTTCGTTAACCAATCTGCTTACGAAAGAACTGGTGCGATTTGTTCGGGATGATCAGACAAACCGGATGGTGACGGATCTATTGAACAGGGAAATGCATCAGGCGATGAAAAAACGGCCGGTTGATTATCTGGATGAAGCAAGAGCAGATGAACACATCCGGGAACTGATTGAAAAAATTGTGAATGAAATTCCGGTTGTCGGGGAGTGGGACAAGCCGATTAATCAGTGGGGCAGTGGTTATCATGCATTTCTCGACAAGACGGTCATTCCTGCCGTGATGGCCGGTTCCACTTCAATCGTTTCGAAATACCTCAGCCGGATGATGAAAAAGATCGGGATCAGGGATGTCGTCACCAATCAGATCAATCAGTTTCCGATTACTCAGCTCGAACAGATGATTATTTCCGTTTCGGCCAGAGAATTGAAACTGATTGCGCTTCTCGGTGCCCTGATTGGAGGCGCCATTGGTCTTTTACAGGCGATTTTATTTCTGACGTTTACACCGTATTGATGGAGTAATGAAAAAACCGGTAAGAATTTTGCCAAATCGGATGAAATGAAGTATCCATTCGTGTTATAGTCTAAGTTGATCAAAGACGAGAGGCAATTTGTGATAGGAATTACTCAATTACATTTGCTTATTCGTAATTAATGAGGAGGAACACATTTATGGCAAACCCTTATGATAAGGCACGTGAATTGGCTGGCGAATTACAAGGCAGCGAGGAATTCACAACATTGAAAGGCCTGCACGATCAGGTGAACAGTGACGAAGTAGCAAAACGTATGCTTGATAACTTCCGCAACGTACAATTAGGCCTGCAGGAAAAGCAGATGCAGGGACAGGAAATTACTGAAGAAGAGATCCA
This Salisediminibacterium beveridgei DNA region includes the following protein-coding sequences:
- a CDS encoding PucR family transcriptional regulator, which codes for MNNKPVAKAIRFSYPPLLQRHSISLKSQKGILTMINRLKTHFPHAVADASTPAGYQLLVSLDSGEQLILDKRELSPDETGMLKKLFDTKEPSSSPYNEPARSFHRWLIEGNDDGKAKASEHVKRPCRFVYVHFSAHPENDPDLNEVIESFFPGTVVQLWRTPQDLVIVQEINEWFEDTVPFDSIIDTLATDFFINIGIYAGSLIPSPDDVSQVFTREIRIYDGIKPLFAKKKSFHEQEAMIYFILLQLPRDMKHTLLEPLAAIRGDSELKETITIYLRHNLNTSSAAKEMYLHRNTMQYRLDKFIEKTALDIKHFPNAAACYLMLALEGISHKEPWD
- the cydS gene encoding cytochrome bd oxidase small subunit CydS, with amino-acid sequence MDMHTFMIMLASPLLLAVSVAVVFIWAAKAKTPEWVKSSEGE
- a CDS encoding YlbF family regulator — encoded protein: MANPYDKARELAGELQGSEEFTTLKGLHDQVNSDEVAKRMLDNFRNVQLGLQEKQMQGQEITEEEIQEAQKQFELVQQHEVISKLMEEEQRMSQLVGDINKIITEPLEALYGTGEEQ
- a CDS encoding ABC transporter ATP-binding protein, with the protein product MADIKFDGLYKIFDGDIQAVTDFNLDIDDKEFIVFVGPSGCGKSTTLRMVAGLEDISKGSLYIGENKVNDVAPKDRDIAMVFQNYALYPHMNVYENMAFGLKLRKFDKKEIDERVRNAAQILGLTEMLDRKPKAMSGGQRQRVALGRAIVRNPKVFLMDEPLSNLDAKLRVQMRAEIIKLHKRLQTTTIYVTHDQTEAMTMATRIVVMKDGYIQQLGEPKEIYDYPNNVFVGGFIGSPAMNFLQGKLQDGKFEMGDMKIVVPDGKLKALEKYNGKDIILGIRPEDIHDEPVFLEANQDSRFNAIIDVAELMGSESYLYSKVTDQDFIARVDSRTDINSGDKIELAFDMNKCHFFDVDTEERVRN
- a CDS encoding urease accessory protein UreH domain-containing protein: MFEYVDAFSQLIREPFMNLATSVEQFPLVFALILGIVGAMAPCQFSGNLSAITLYGSKSLQEEVSWKQAVYFMAGKIAAFSLLGLIVVLLGQEFQRQLPLFFEPMRKVMGPLLIVIGIYLLGMFRMGWMVDLSKVFGKWLPDGKKSGPFMLGFLFSLAFCPTMFLIFFGLLMPLSLTASTGIVLPPVFAVGTSIPFVFVLFIIQFLDIGKLNMRKGKKAGMLVQRTAGTLLVMLGIFDMLTFW
- a CDS encoding cytochrome ubiquinol oxidase subunit I encodes the protein MIEYDPVLYSRILTYATLGFHVIFATLGVGVPLMIAIAEWMGIKRKDPHYTLMARRWARGFVISVAVGVVTGTAIAVQLALLWPNFMQAAGHTIGLPMFMETFAFFFEAIFLGIYLYTWDRFKSKMKHFLLVIPIVIGATASAFFITSVNAFMNYPTGFQIVDGVLTDVSPLSAMFNPATPTKISHVIITAYLTAAFILGMVAALKLLKNKGSEYYKKALHLNITAAAVFAIATAVIGDFSGKYLHEYQPEKLAAAEWHFETESEAPLILGGILTGDNEVRFALEIPYALSILAGGTPDTVVTGLNDFDPDYLPPLWVHYFFDSMVFIGMYLAAVSILFVAAGFKHRLNPLRRINPMHPLILKLIVAGGPLSMLAIQAGWIFAEVGRQPWIINGVMTVSEGATTSNHVDTMLWLFIALYTLLGVTSVIVLRKMFKENPVEKEMEKRNIPESTLNGGEES
- a CDS encoding DUF5342 family protein codes for the protein MITHFQQKEIDRSIPNGKWLISFFHQQKRCTGHYHKNGEITWIQPPESQLEEIQAIVHDLMLYHVYEDHNPH
- a CDS encoding NAD(P)-dependent oxidoreductase: MNITVLGATGRTGSKLVKSLEKDHQLTLLVRDPDKVANLELNPQVIVSGNVLNIDDLRLVIHEDTDLVISCLATDKQNTLSRMANALIARMEEFPAIRFIGIGTAGILDARHEPGKYRFQSTESKRSSTAAAEDHLALYEKLRQSQTDWTIICPTYLPDDDQERPVVFELNRLPEGVKRIGTASLARFITDHLQNSDFIHHRVGAGEGYD
- a CDS encoding cytochrome d ubiquinol oxidase subunit II, translated to MTYELLGIIVLWTFLFGYLIVASVDFGAGFFSFDAKYRKNDFVLNKVIQRYLSPVWEVTNVFLIFFLIGIIGFFPDSAYYYGTALLIPGSIAVILLAIRGSYYAFNTYGAEESKLFSFLYGATGLLIPASLTVVLTVSLGGYIQVSDGNVSLLYGELFTSIYSWSVVLLAIASVLFISAMFLVYYAGKAQDHEALATVRKYALSWAGPTILMGIIVFMLLSQRNATQFNNMLDLWWAFAVSAVAFAGAVYLVWQKRSYGTAFLLVTIQYFTAFFAYGSAHLPYLLYPHLTIYDGFTNESMALALIIAFVAGLFLLIPSLYLLMRMFLFDPEYVQGKK
- a CDS encoding LuxR C-terminal-related transcriptional regulator, with amino-acid sequence MRIHLGIRHPLVRYGITQVLKDVFDLHYLVVSESESEWRSAMKKYAFDLIILHEDLYEMSIPEVFFTSNGLINEQYLKILIHTSAEGRHQTLFREYQVEGVFHEEVDIDQLMQFFDKVRQGERINLSQSGQGFLEDDEHPLTEREEEIFQLKVKGFSVNETARKLMIAPKTVENHRRNVKKKLGVKKGQDWYDWAKRLHYIR
- a CDS encoding DUF445 domain-containing protein: MDTAGLLIMMILIGAVLGGGTNVLAIRMIFRPLQAIYIGPLRIPFTPGLVPKRRGEIADRLGRMVEDYLLTPEGVQSKLTGSAFSDEIEKRMQRGIEELLNDERTIDEWLEETFEKKGNTAVIRQNLETGINDKIGELLKQYKYVPIKETLPADWVVKAEEKMPVVTSEILKSFEVYLVSDEGQAQIRRMVTRFFESRGGVGSMLGKVINRFSLTNLLTKELVRFVRDDQTNRMVTDLLNREMHQAMKKRPVDYLDEARADEHIRELIEKIVNEIPVVGEWDKPINQWGSGYHAFLDKTVIPAVMAGSTSIVSKYLSRMMKKIGIRDVVTNQINQFPITQLEQMIISVSARELKLIALLGALIGGAIGLLQAILFLTFTPY
- a CDS encoding ATP-binding cassette domain-containing protein, whose translation is MKVKNLSKTIRQQQILNNISFEVSPGTITGIIGRNGAGKTTLLRTMAGILLPSSGDVFIGNHSILKHPAKKQTMIFIPDNLDSLKTYSTNELITLYKMVYPGFDMDYFNHMRAHFSLPDVNRISQLSKGMKALFVLILAFSSRVDYLLLDEPTDGLDAIVKRKVLDFLVEQARANQVAVMIASHRLEELDFMVDDVLILRNGEVEEHFAIGELKTRYRKLQLAFQSGSFPPDLLKRVTPVSQSGSVYAVLISAADSAIYNEIQDHDPVLFEELKLTLEDVFLARLGGTDDVL
- a CDS encoding ABC transporter permease — its product is MFYKALFYQNYKHTKLLLWIILALFVIHMPFQATLSIEHWNERADMADTIDNYVYEVQRFDLIQVFSEGAVTVFLVIALIGLAAMLIGLERNTRRQDFTLSLPYSRSSSFFHKWLYGTLAITLFHLVNFWVAYAIIYQSPHQMSFEQVTLSEILLEPLLGFILLYTFALMIGTITGDMLSQLGLTGLIAFFPLGVFYLVQDLIDVHFGMVIPLPRWVEFITPFIYVFDGGQGGPYLSFRFIGIGLFFILGMMLYRMSPAEHNGEFLVFKRVQPYLLVIIAGMMSFFGGSFITSLSPWSADILRILTYWIGFTIFLLFTVLIIRKVMDMRLTTVSGH